In Saccharomyces cerevisiae S288C chromosome V, complete sequence, one DNA window encodes the following:
- the YOS1 gene encoding Yos1p (Integral membrane protein required for ER to Golgi transport; localized to the Golgi, the ER, and COPII vesicles; interacts with Yip1p and Yif1p), translated as MVLFGLGRLFYVILLLINAVAVLSEERFLRRIGLGRSNDETPVFGQDQNTTKSKVVQLIGAVQTLLRIPLIGINILVIVYELLLG; from the exons ATGGTACTGTTTGGACTAGGTAGACTATTTTACgtcattttattattgattAATGCCGTTGCAGTACTGAGCGAAGAAAGGTTCTTAAGAAGAA TTGGCCTTGGAAGATCAAATGATGAGACACCTGTTTTTGGTCAGGATCAAAATACCACGAAGTCCAAGGTTGTTCAATTGATTGGCGCCGTACAGACATTACTGAGGA TACCATTAATTGGAATAAATATACTGGTGATTGTTTATGAATTACTATTGGGATGA
- the PTP3 gene encoding tyrosine protein phosphatase PTP3 (Phosphotyrosine-specific protein phosphatase; major role in the pheromone adaptive response through dephosphorylation of the Fus3p MAPK with a minor role by Ptp2p and Msg5p; minor role in the inactivation of Hog1p MAPK during osmolarity sensing with major role by Ptp2p; dephosphorylates and regulates the localization of Hog1p; minor role in the cell wall integrity pathway through tyrosine dephosphorylation of the MAPK Slt2p while Ptp2p plays a major role; localizes to the cytoplasm) — protein sequence MKDSVDCPSILPTDRTSVLSETSTLVGSSSHVYSRHAPMNSYHNSMNSNIYHSPKASSPLVSYKTSSPVLLKRATAPVLPSFKPKEQRYNKPQGCSLITAVELGKIIETLPDEKVLLLDVRPFTEHAKSIITNSIHVCLPSTLLRRKNFTFSKLLDNLTPSEQSVLKSKLAIDNLRIIIYDSTANQTESSVSLPCYGIASKLIEFDTNVKKTVSILMCGFPQFKILFPDHINTNTFNSDCISSAEPKSPKTNLMNSLHNTAPHMTATTPLSSPQMNLKLKVPDDSRSDHSNFSSSPSPRNVLSDSPMSSSSPISALFKFQLPAPQTNINQMFKFSQNEEIMGLETYLSAVNIKEEHERWYNNDSAKKSLQNFQFPKNQNSLEKDTNKDKLGFQIRYENLSKNYEKEVIDSVIPEWFQHLMSIPKIELVSQFQKLDFLEKRRLNHSVSFRKKENSFILEKPSSYPEQLTSTSSSTIMPPKFPDVNKVQKRSHSQPIFTQYSKYKSMLSLESDSDSESDDVIISSGVELGAKNRYKDIFPYEHSRVILKKGLQSSKGIKHSHSTSDGGILDNYINANYLSLPRFSVEQNSSFQTTTTTTRRVRYIATQAPMPSTVHDFYTCILNNGVPLVLSLTNDFENGIEKCYRYWQEGNYNGIHVKLLEKKILKMPSTTSMRKNTMGTQNSSLYSAGVQGNSSNYSTDNDNDNDNNNNNNNNSNIAVTAAACDDDDDDDDDAILIRKILLTYHDQEKPYELLQIQVKNWPDLGTLLNPISILQAINVKNHIIDTLFARNYYQNDQLPTILVHCSAGCGRTGTLCTIDSILSNFEMFEMLQKEFVKLKYPAKLFDPISWTINIFRKQRISMVQNINQFIFIYDCLLFYFRLRLDDITERTDGDGSNKDNISLSALIEQIEKLEILQTFVDDKLKELPQ from the coding sequence ATGAAGGACAGTGTAGACTGCCCAAGCATTCTACCCACCGACCGCACTTCAGTGCTTTCCGAGACTAGCACTTTGGTCGGATCGAGTTCGCATGTATATTCGAGGCATGCTCCTATGAACAGTTATCATAACAGCATGAACAGCAACATATACCACAGCCCCAAAGCCAGTAGCCCTTTGGTGAGCTATAAGACATCTTCGCCGGTGTTATTGAAGAGGGCGACCGCTCCTGTCCTGCCAAGCTTCAAGCCCAAGGAACAGCGATATAATAAGCCGCAGGGTTGTTCGCTAATTACTGCTGTAGAACTGGGCAAGATTATTGAAACCTTACCAGATGAAAAGGTGCTCTTACTTGATGTTAGGCCGTTTACCGAACATGCCAAATCCATTATCACAAACTCCATTCATGTATGTTTGCCTTCCACGCTGCTGAGGAGGAAAAATTTCACCTTTTCCAAACTCTTGGACAACTTAACTCCTAGCGAGCAAAGCGTGTTGAAATCTAAACTGGCCATCGATAACCTTCGGATTATCATTTATGATAGCACCGCAAATCAAACGGAAAGTTCTGTTTCTTTACCTTGTTATGGAATAGCGTCCAAGCTAATAGAGTTTGATACTAATGTTAAAAAAACCGTGTCTATACTAATGTGTGGTTTTCCTCAATTCAAAATTCTATTTCCAGACCATATAAACACCAACACATTTAACTCAGATTGCATTAGTTCGGCTGAACCTAAAAGCCCCAAGACAAACCTTATGAACAGTCTACACAACACAGCGCCGCATATGACGGCGACAACACCACTATCGTCTCCGCAAATGAACCTTAAGTTGAAAGTTCCTGACGATAGTAGGTCAGATCATTCAAACTTTTCCAGTTCTCCCTCTCCGCGTAACGTCCTATCAGATTCTCCCatgtcttcttcttccccCATATCTGCCTTATTTAAGTTCCAGCTGCCTGCACCACAAACAAACATAAACCAAATGTTCAAATTTTCgcaaaatgaagaaataatgGGTTTAGAGACGTATTTGAGTGCAGTcaacatcaaagaagaacatgAAAGATGGTATAATAACGATTctgccaaaaaatctttacAAAACTTCCAATTCCCAAAGAACCAAAATTCTCTAGAAAAGGACACTAATAAAGACAAACTAGGGTTTCAGATCAGATACGAAAACCTGAGCAAAAATTACGAAAAGGAGGTCATTGACTCCGTTATACCTGAATGGTTCCAGCATCTGATGTCAATACCCAAGATCGAGTTGGTTTCTcagtttcaaaaattagattttttggaaaaaaggCGCTTGAACCATTCTGTCTCTTTCAGGAAGAAGGAAAACTCGTTTATACTTGAAAAGCCATCATCATATCCTGAACAGTTAacatcaacttcttcttcaacaatcATGCCTCCAAAATTTCCTGACGTGAACAAAGTACAAAAGAGGTCGCATTCTCAGCCAATCTTCACTCAATACAGTAAATATAAATCGATGCTCAGCCTTGAATCAGATTCCGATTCGGAGTCAGATGACGTTATAATATCATCAGGCGTTGAATTAGGAGCCAAGAACAGGTACAAGGATATTTTTCCCTACGAGCATTCGAGAGTGATTCTAAAAAAAGGTTTGCAATCATCAAAAGGTATCAAGCATTCACATTCTACTTCCGATGGTGGCATCCTCGACAATTATATCAACGCAAACTATTTGTCTCTGCCAAGGTTTTCTGTAGAGCAAAATTCGTCATTTCAAACAACTACAACCACAACAAGAAGAGTGCGCTATATAGCGACGCAAGCTCCAATGCCCTCCACTGTACATGACTTTTATACATGCATATTGAATAATGGCGTTCCGTTGGTTCTCTCATTGACAAATGATTTCGAAAATGGCATTGAGAAATGTTATCGATATTGGCAAGAAGGTAATTATAACGGTATTCACGTTAAATTgttagaaaaaaaaatattaaagatGCCTAGCACTACTAGCATGAGGAAAAATACTATGGGAACACAAAATAGTAGTTTATATTCAGCTGGTGTTCAGGGAAATAGTAGTAACTATAGTActgataatgataatgataatgacaacaataataataacaataacaatagtaATATTGCTGTTACTGCTGCTGCTtgtgatgatgatgatgatgatgatgatgacgcAATTCtcataagaaaaattctgcTAACATATCATGATCAAGAGAAACCTTATGAATTGTTACAGATTCAGGTGAAAAATTGGCCTGATTTGGGCACTTTACTCAATCCTATCTCAATCTTACAAGCAATCAATGTCAAGAATCACATAATAGATACACTATTTGCCAGAAATTACTATCAAAACGACCAACTTCCTACCATTTTGGTTCATTGTTCCGCAGGTTGTGGAAGGACTGGTACTTTGTGTACCATTGATTCCATTCTATCCAATTTCGAAATGTTTGAAATGTTGCAGAAAGAGTTTGTTAAATTAAAATACCCGGCAAAGTTATTCGATCCAATTTCATGGACaattaatatttttagaaAGCAACGAATATCCATGGTCCAGAACATTAATcaatttattttcatttatgaCTGCTTGCTATTTTACTTTAGATTACGTCTTGATGACATAACAGAGAGAACGGATGGTGATGGAAGTAACAAGGACAATATATCATTAAGTGCATTAATTGAACAAATCGAAAAATTAGAGATCTTGCAGACATTCGTGGATGATAAGTTGAAAGAATTGCCACAATAG
- a CDS encoding uncharacterized protein (hypothetical protein; the authentic, non-tagged protein is detected in highly purified mitochondria in high-throughput studies; analysis of HA-tagged protein suggests a membrane localization) produces MTSGYYTVSFFYAILLLCACTRAEIYLTGGESQGLPSGFWQMDDDLAIAPVSMVEFYQTIGLTANGTVPESFNKRDATEYPNIISNITTQAANFTQHSLVEQLQNDVTAISISNAINVAVDGSVETPADLQYNRNQETGESTLCRAKFYGVEVRTWSRLYNRAVSSTTLTTNLNSYIAQWVAWAVHGSGDKKFCGSQEFTNIFFDGQEGWSLFVKTWSTNSSCDITASEGNLTCAVRVSVSSMHNHGKTAFCVTYSHGDSWRAELRVVANDAWSHYYPWSIDCPEVDKNNMAINDCFDQAQG; encoded by the coding sequence ATGACCTCAGGATACTATACCgtctcatttttttatgcGATCTTATTGTTATGCGCATGCACACGTGCTGAGATCTACCTGACGGGCGGTGAAAGCCAGGGCTTGCCATCAGGATTCTGGCAAATGGACGATGATTTGGCAATCGCTCCAGTTTCTATGGTTGAATTTTACCAGACGATAGGATTAACTGCAAATGGTACTGTACCTGAGTCCTTCAACAAGCGTGATGCTACTGAATACCCTAACATTATCAGTAATATAACTACCCAAGCAGCCAACTTCACTCAGCATAGTCTCGTCGAGCAACTTCAAAATGACGTCACGGCAATAAGTATCAGTAATGCCATTAATGTAGCCGTCGATGGTTCTGTGGAAACACCAGCAGACCTGCAATACAACCGCAACCAGGAAACAGGTGAATCTACCCTCTGTAGAGCCAAGTTTTACGGAGTGGAGGTAAGAACTTGGTCTAGGTTGTACAATAGGGCCGTCTCTTCCACAACTCTTACGACTAATTTGAACAGCTACATAGCGCAATGGGTAGCATGGGCCGTTCACGGGAGCGGTGACAAGAAGTTTTGCGGCAGCCAGGAGTTCACGAATATCTTTTTTGATGGGCAAGAGGGTTGGAGTTTGTTTGTCAAGACGTGGTCAACAAACAGTAGCTGTGATATTACAGCCTCTGAAGGAAATTTAACATGTGCAGTTCGTGTTTCAGTATCCAGTATGCACAATCACGGCAAGACAGCGTTTTGTGTTACCTATAGCCACGGTGATTCTTGGCGTGCCGAGCTGAGAGTAGTTGCCAATGATGCTTGGTCCCATTATTATCCCTGGAGTATTGACTGTCCAGAagttgataaaaataatatggCTATTAATGATTGTTTTGATCAGGCGCAAGGTTAA
- the MRX1 gene encoding Mrx1p (Protein that associates with mitochondrial ribosome; green fluorescent protein (GFP)-fusion protein localizes to the mitochondrion; null mutation results in a decrease in plasma membrane electron transport), with the protein MGLKITKGQLRTKDLNQSSSKSSQSSRIGVDTCIFTRMLPRINTAINLTEHLLRRSFHSLTNLQKTQVKERLHELERHGFILNKTSKQLERINSKKRRQLKKLQKTAYPKDQAFHILRKFHKINNEALADTKLGPTSQSDLKFLSLTKDKRLFYTILGVNGEQLRDSKLIANDVQKFLKRGQLEKAVFLARLAKKKGVVGMNLIMKYYIEVVQSQQSAVDIFNWRKKWGVPIDQHSITILFNGLSKQENLVSKKYGELVLKTIDSLCDKNELTEIEYNTALAALINCTDETLVFKLLNKKCPGLKKDSITYTLMIRSCTRIADEKRFMVVLNDLMNKIPDYCVDSKLLFEYCEVICSQKSPKIEKQGMGLWALCEYFQFDKTIFKKYLTQSDFPTLVPLSHWNINKPFPLNKHVVGLFMNYCLKNKEYDLAMEIFKTLEAQNNQMLDQSIYHKYMETVITTRPITCGDECLDIYERVASSAQISITRRTLILVYNAFQRQSLKAVINKDASNAEATLHKIRGFIDSVEATYSSKLNGKVYRFNSWKFLFPIVKNLNMNDKVSTVELKSILDEYLKSLLNGEFGKEFKASIEDKRFVTLEGIRLVKVLTERIKLPSLDSEEIASLKGTERKKFLARRHLLRLKQILLEDLADIEGNSRRKGDSENTSTSEERIMEDLAELILETSYDKF; encoded by the coding sequence ATGGGTCtaaaaattacaaaaggACAGCTGAGAACCAAGGATCTGAATCAATCATCCTCAAAGTCATCGCAGTCTTCAAGAATAGGTGTAGACACTTGTATATTTACTAGAATGCTACCCCGAATAAACACTGCAATTAATCTCACAGAGCATCTGCTGAGAAGATCTTTTCATTCACTGACAAATCTACAGAAAACTCaagtaaaagaaagacTACATGAGCTAGAACGTCACGGTTTCAtattaaataaaacatcCAAACAATTGGAAAGGATAAAttctaagaaaagaagacaattgaaaaaactgCAAAAGACAGCATACCCCAAGGATCAAGcttttcatattcttcgaaaatttcataaaataaataatgagGCATTAGCAGATACAAAACTGGGGCCAACTAGCCAAAGCGACTTGAAGTTCCTATCCTTAACCAAAGATAAGAGACTCTTTTATACCATACTAGGCGTCAATGGAGAACAGTTACGTGATTCCAAATTAATCGCCAATGatgttcaaaaatttttgaaaagaggACAACTGGAAAAAGCTGTCTTTTTGGCTAGGCTAgctaaaaagaaaggcgTCGTTGGGATGAATTTGATTATGAAATATTATATCGAAGTTGTGCAGTCCCAACAAAGTGCTGTAGATATCTTCAATTGGCGAAAAAAATGGGGAGTCCCTATTGATCAACATTCCATCACAATCCTCTTTAATGGGCTctcaaaacaagaaaatttggtctcaaaaaaatacgGAGAACTTGTTTTGAAGACTATAGATAGTTTGTGTGACAAAAATGAGCTCACGGAAATAGAATATAATACCGCTTTGGCGGCACTGATAAATTGTACCGATGAAACACTAGTGTTCAAACTTCTTAATAAAAAGTGCCCaggtttgaaaaaggataGTATTACATATACCTTAATGATAAGATCTTGTACCAGGATTGCCGATGAGAAACGTTTTATGGTGGTACTCAATGATTTGATGAATAAAATACCAGACTATTGTGTCGATTCTAAATTGTTATTTGAGTACTGTGAAGTAATATGTAGCCAGAAGTCACCAAAGATTGAGAAGCAAGGAATGGGACTATGGGCCCTCTgtgaatattttcaatttgatAAGACCATTTTCAAGAAGTATTTGACACAAAGCGATTTTCCTACGTTAGTTCCACTAAGTCATTGGAACATCAATAAGCCATTTCCTCTCAACAAACATGTTGTGGGATTGTTTATGAATTACTGTTTGAAAAACAAGGAATATGATCTTGCTATGGAAATATTTAAGACATTAGAGGCACAGAACAACCAAATGTTAGATCAGAGCATATACCACAAATACATGGAAACTGTCATAACAACGAGGCCCATCACTTGCGGCGACGAGTGTCTGGACATTTATGAACGGGTAGCCTCGTCGGCACAAATCTCAATAACCAGGAGGACGTTAATTTTGGTGTACAACGCATTCCAAAGACAAAGTCTCAAGGCCGTTATAAACAAAGATGCATCAAATGCTGAAGCTACTTTGCACAAGATTCGGGGGTTTATAGATAGCGTAGAGGCCACATACTCATCAAAGTTGAACGGCAAAGTTTACAGGTTTAATTCATGGAAGTTCCTGTTTCCTATCGTTAAAAATCTGAACATGAATGATAAAGTGTCTACAGTGGAACTGAAAAGTATACTAGATGAATACTTGAAATCTTTATTGAATGGTGAGTTCGGGAAGGAATTTAAAGCGAGCATAGAAGACAAGCGGTTTGTTACGTTGGAGGGAATTCGTTTAGTCAAGGTTTTAACCGAGAGAATCAAGCTTCCGTCACTGGACAGTGAGGAAATAGCCAGTTTAAAAGGCACggaaagaaagaagttTCTTGCCAGAAGGCACCTTTTGAGGCTGAAGCAAATATTACTGGAAGATTTAGCGGACATTGAAGGCAACTCAAGAAGGAAGGGTGATAGCGAAAATACAAGTACCAGTGAAGAGCGCATCATGGAGGACTTGGCCGAGCTGATACTTGAAACCAGCTATGACAAGTTTTAA
- the ICP55 gene encoding aminopeptidase (Mitochondrial aminopeptidase; cleaves N termini of at least 38 imported proteins after cleavage by the mitochondrial processing peptidase (MPP), thereby increasing their stability; member of aminopeptidase P family; exists in rapid equilibrium between monomer and dimer, with dimer being active species; ortholog of human gene XPNPEP3, which is mutated in rare hereditary kidney disease similar to nephronophthisis) yields the protein MLHRINPVRFSMQSCQRYFSKLVSPLEQHKSNTFTNRVRIPIEAGQPLHETRPFLIKSGELTPGISALEYYERRIRLAETLPPKSCVILAGNDIQFASGAVFYPFQQENDLFYLSGWNEPNSVMILEKPTDSLSDTIFHMLVPPKDAFAEKWEGFRSGVYGVQEIFNADESASINDLSKYLPKIINRNDFIYFDMLSTSNPSSSNFKHIKSLLDGSGNSNRSLNSIANKTIKPISKRIAEFRKIKSPQELRIMRRAGQISGRSFNQAFAKRFRNERTLDSFLHYKFISGGCDKDAYIPVVATGSNSLCIHYTRNDDVMFDDEMVLVDAAGSLGGYCADISRTWPNSGKFTDAQRDLYEAVLNVQRDCIKLCKASNNYSLHDIHEKSITLMKQELKNLGIDKVSGWNVEKLYPHYIGHNLGLDVHDVPKVSRYEPLKVGQVITIEPGLYIPNEESFPSYFRNVGIRIEDDIAIGEDTYTNLTVEAVKEIDDLENVMQNGLSTKFEEDQVAPL from the coding sequence ATGTTACATAGGATAAACCCAGTACGGTTTTCTATGCAATCTTGCCAAAGATACTTCTCGAAGTTGGTATCGCCATTGGAACAGCATAAAAGTAATACTTTTACTAATAGAGTCAGAATCCCCATTGAGGCAGGCCAACCACTGCATGAGACAAGGCCGTTCCTTATAAAGTCGGGCGAGTTGACACCAGGCATTTCAGCCTTGGAATACtatgaaagaagaattagGTTGGCGGAAACATTGCCTCCCAAAAGTTGTGTGATTTTAGCTGGTAACGATATCCAATTTGCATCTGGAGCAGTATTTTATCCGTTCCAACAGGAAAATGACCTGTTTTATCTTAGTGGTTGGAATGAACCTAATTCGGTCATGATTTTAGAAAAGCCAACGGATAGTTTAAGTGATACAATTTTCCACATGCTGGTTCCGCCAAAGGATGCGTTTGCTGAAAAGTGGGAAGGATTTAGGTCTGGGGTTTATGGTgttcaagaaattttcaatgcCGATGAATCTGCTTCCATTAACGATTTGTCTAAATATTTGCCCAAAATAATTAACAGGAATGATTTCATCTATTTTGATATGCTATCAACTTCTAATCCCAGTTCGTCCAATTTTAAACACATCAAGAGCCTGTTAGATGGCAGTGGGAATAGCAATCGATCATTGAATTCCATTGCGAATAAGACCATCAAACCCATCAGTAAAAGAATTGCAGAGTTCCGTAAGATCAAGTCCCCTCAAGAGTTGAGAATTATGAGGAGAGCTGGCCAAATATCAGGAAGATCGTTCAATCAAGCCTTTGCTAAAAGATTTAGGAATGAGAGAACTTTAGATTCCTTTCTTCATTACAAGTTTATATCCGGTGGTTGCGATAAGGACGCATATATCCCCGTGGTCGCTACTGGTTCGAATTCTTTGTGTATCCATTACACAAGAAACGATGATGTGATGTTTGACGACGAAATGGTTCTTGTAGACGCTGCTGGCTCCTTGGGTGGTTATTGTGCTGATATTTCGAGAACGTGGCCCAATAGTGGGAAATTCACTGATGCACAAAGAGATCTCTACGAAGCTGTATTAAATGTTCAGCGTGATTGCATTAAGTTATGTAAAGCTAGCAATAACTATTCCCTCCACGACATCCATGAAAAGAGTATCACACTCATGAAACaggaattgaaaaacttggGCATAGATAAAGTCTCCGGTTGgaatgttgaaaaattgtatCCGCACTATATTGGACACAATTTAGGTCTAGATGTTCACGATGTGCCTAAAGTTTCCAGGTACGAACCATTAAAGGTTGGACAAGTTATTACTATTGAACCGGGTTTATATATTCCTAACGAGGAATCATTTCCATCTTACTTTAGAAACGTCGGAATaagaattgaagatgaCATAGCCATTGGTGAAGATACTTACACTAATTTAACTGTTGAAGCagtgaaagaaattgacGATTTAGAAAATGTCATGCAAAATGGCTTATCTACAAAATTCGAGGAGGACCAAGTGGCACCACTGTAA
- a CDS encoding uncharacterized protein (hypothetical protein; identified by fungal homology and RT-PCR) → MVRLSYLRLILPPCRLSELSSLAILYQPVIPILISTITFQHFFKCVHTPCNVYI, encoded by the coding sequence ATGGTGCGGCTTTCGTATCTGCGTCTCATCCTTCCCCCTTGCCGCTTGTCAGAACTCTCTAGCTTGGCGATTCTCTATCAACCTGTTATTCCAATTCTTATATCTACCATTACCTTCcagcattttttcaaatgtgTTCACACGCCCTGTAACgtttatatataa
- a CDS encoding uncharacterized protein (hypothetical protein) — protein sequence MPDSSHSISSKDVASAISLYDQSIYTNNRSTNLDLDQRSMSPSNIASGEDRITRTNSGCSITSGASMIATKDGIQGINVKRDGIPKYSLNLLNSMVRKQYDHNNGTKSPTPKTSNMVDPKNKKKNKKKKNDKDDKYKVSHDQTEKFYKLNTTSNSNLTSDSTTSLSDQFYFQKSNADSAPLDNANYPLSDHSPSLNSMDNTTKHSSNVHT from the coding sequence ATGCCTGATTCATCACATTCAATAAGCTCAAAAGATGTTGCATCTGCCATCTCTCTCTATGATCAGTCCATTTACACTAATAACAGGTCTACTAACCTGGACTTAGATCAGAGATCAATGAGCCCTTCCAATATTGCCTCTGGTGAAGATAGGATAACGAGAACGAACTCAGGTTGCTCCATCACATCAGGTGCCTCCATGATTGCCACGAAGGATGGTATTCAGGGGATTAATGTCAAAAGAGATGGGATTCCGAAATATTCACttaatttattgaattcCATGGTTCGAAAACAATATGATCACAATAATGGAACAAAGTCTCCTACCCCGAAGACTAGCAATATGGTAGACCCtaagaacaaaaagaagaacaaaaaaaagaagaatgacAAGGATGACAAATACAAGGTATCGCATGATCAAACCGAAAAGTTTTACAAACTCAACACCACTTCCAACTCCAATCTCACCTCTGATTCTACTACTTCGTTATCGGACCAGTTTTATTTCCAGAAAAGTAACGCTGATTCTGCTCCATTAGACAATGCAAATTACCCACTCTCCGACCATTCCCCCTCCCTAAACTCTATGGATAATACTACAAAGCATAGCAGCAATGTGCACACTTGA